A window of Verrucomicrobiia bacterium genomic DNA:
ACAGGCTTTCGTTAACAATTCATCAGGCAGGAATTCGTCGAACTTTTCGAAGTTACGAGGCGTCACCCGAGAGCCTAGTTGCTGTGCTGTTATCCTGCTGTTCGCGAGCTTCTTCACGAAATCTCGAAATTCGCTGATACCGGGAACCGGCAGCCAGAGTGACAGGCGATCCGTTTCGCAGTTTACACCATTCAATTCAGCCATAATAGCGAGGGTGCGCAGACATCGTGTTCCAACCCAGGGAAACCAGCGCACTCCTCTTGGGGCGAGCAGCACATCTGACGCGTTCAGGCCGACCGTCGCCGCGACATGGCGGGCGGTCCGCAAGAGTTCACGGGCGGCAATGTCGAGATAAGCGGGTTCATCGCCCGCCAGAAGAACGGTCTTAATTTCCTGAACGACGCGAGTATGTAGATCGCCTCCATTGCCGAGGAAGACGGGAATCTTCCCGCCTTTGGCAGGTGTAACCCACACTGTCTTGGTGGCTGTATCGATTTCTTCCACCAGCCAACGCTTGCCCGCCAGGACAACGAGTTGGCCTGCGGGCGGCAGAGCATCAAGCGGCAGTTCGCCAATCTCAGATTTGTCGTGCCGCACGGTGAACATCTCAGTGCTCTTGAATGCCGCGTAAAAATCGTGGGCGGAAGTAATGCGTTCAGCGGCGGGGGTGAGAATGATCTCACTGGTTGGAATCTGTTCGATGAGTTGCTTCGTCGCCAGGGTCCGGAGCAACAATACAAAGTCGGTTGCTGAAACGGAACGAAACGGGCCTCTCACCGCAAGGGATTCATGGAGATTCGAGGCCGACATTCCTCCCGTTTGCTTCAAATGGCTGAACACTTGATGCACAAGTGTGCTCAGGTGCATCTTCTGCGTTTCCGTCGGTTCAAGCCACTTTTGCTGCATCAGCCGTGTCAGAGCAATACTGCGGAGCAGATCGGGAAAGAGCAGGTCGGTTAGCCGACTGCCCGCGTGAGGTGATTCCTCACGCGCATATAGTCGCATGATTGAGGACTCGCCCTCACGGCGACCCGAACGGCCGAGTCTTTGGACAAATGATGCAACACTCCAAGGCGGATCAATTTGACCAACGGCTCGCACTGAACCGATATCAATTCCCATTTCGAGGGTGCTGGAGCAAATCGCCGTTGTCGGGACGCCACTTTTTAGCGCGGTTTCGGTTTCCTCGCGGAGTTCTTTGGCGACTGACCCGTGGTGAATCATGAACGGGTCATGAGGCCATTTCTGTTTGGCCACTCGATCATGCACCCGGACCGCGAGTTCCTCGGCAGTTCGTCGAGAATTGACGAAGACAAGATTGGTGGAAGTGGCAAAATTGCGAACGACATCGTCCGCAACATCATCAAGATCATCCGGTGAATCAGATTCGTCGGCTGGTTTTGGTGTGTTATTTTCAGTTCGCGGCGATTCACCGGCGGCGAGCAATTGTTCGGCAGTTTTGTGCCGAACAAACTCCAGGATCTCCGCCGGCGTGAGTCGCGGCGCACAGTTGCCGGCCTTTCGCGCATCGGGTCGCTTCAGCACCGCTTTAAGTGCAAATCGCACCTCCCGCCCCGCGCCGGAATCTTGAACGAGCGTGACAGTTCCCGGTGCATCTGGCGCGAGAAACTGTTTACCCATCTCAGGATCACCGAGCGTCGCGGAAAGGCCGATCAGGCGTGGCTGCCGCCCAGTCGCGGCGCACAATCGCGAGAGTAAGCTGAGAAGATGAACGCCTCGGACGTTGCCGAGAAACGAATGAACTTCGTCCACGACGACAAATTCCAATTCACGATAGAGGCGTGGCACTTGGGCCCCGTAGTTGATGAAATTTGATTCGAGTGACTCCGGCGTAATGAGGAGAATGCCGCCGGGGTTGCGACGGAGAGCTTGTTTGTGGGATGCGGAAACATCGCCGTGCCAGCGATGAACCGGGACTTCCATGCGCTCACACAAGTGATCAAGCCGACCAAATTGGTCATTGATTAGGGCCTTGAGCGGTCCGACGTAGATGGCGCGAACAGAATCATGCGGCCCTGCGGCGAGTGTCGAAATGATCGGGAGAAAGGCCGCTTCGGTCTTGCCGCCTGCGGTGGCCGCGCAGATGAGCAGATGACTGCTACCACCGAGCAGTGTTTGGATGGCTTCGGTTTGAATGGGACGAAGCTGCTTCCAGCCCATCTCCCAGATGGCGCGTTGGACGCCGGGATGCAGGAGGGCGAAAGCGGCCTGACTCATTAGAGTTTGAAGGAGGTTAAGTCTCCGTCTGGTTCGTCTTCGGGGACGACACCGCGCGCCACTTCTTCCTCGACCGAGGCAGGCCCGGCGGGCTTCTGCATGAAGCCGGAGTTTAGAAAGTCCTGCCACTTCTTGTCGGGATTCTGCTCCAGCACGCTCGACAGCCCGACGAAAGAGCGAACAACATCGCGCGGCGTCTTGTAGAATTCAGCCCCCATCGTTTCGTTTGCCTTTTGCAGCACCGCAACCAGCGTGTCGTCCGGCACGAGATATTTCTGTGGATTACCACTGGCGTGGACATGCCGGATGTTGCGCAGAAGAACAAAAAGGTCCTCCGGGGTCAGATTGGCCAGACGGACGACCGGCCCGGAGAAATCCACGACGCCGTCACCGGCGAAGCGGTTTTCGGAAAGTCGGGTGCGGAGCGCTTCGTAGCTGAACAGGCCGCGGCGTTTATCTTCCAGGCATTCATCCGTCCCAGCCAGAAGGAATCCCAATCCGCCGACGCTGCCCTGAAGACAATCATTCAGGATTGTTAGAATCGCCTCGTAGTTTGATTGGCGGGCACGAGAGTTTGGCAGACGATGGGAAAGAACCACCATCTCGTCGAGACCAACAAGCAGCCCGGCGTATCCGGCCAACCGGCAAAATGCCGCCATCAGTTTCAGGCTGTCGTAAAAATTCTCGTCATCAATAATTCGCCGCACGTCGAGTAATTCGCGTGCTTCGGTCTTGGTGCTGAATTCACCCCTCAGCCATCGCAATGCGGCGGCCTGCAATTCATCATTGTGGTCTACGTGTCCCTCGTAGTAACGGGACAGGACCTCTGCAAACTCAAAGCCGCCGACATAATCTTGTAGACTGCGCAGGTCGGCAAGAATTTGCTTTTTTACATCCTCTGGTGTTCCACCCTTCTGCGTCACGGCATGGTGAACCTGCGAAATCCAACCTTCAATGAGATTACGAAGCGCACCACCGTCCGGTTTGCCTTTCGTGGCAAGGTTGCGCATCAATTCCGACCAAAGAGCGCGGGACTGGCCCTGCGTAGCTTGAATGCGGCGTTCCATCGTAAAATCGGCCTGAGCAACAACCAGCCGACGTTGCAACGCAAGCGTGCGAACCAGGTTCACGAAGAAACTTTTCCCGCTGCCAAATCGCCCGACAACTATACGAAATGCTGAACCGCCCTGTTCCACTCGCTCCAAGTCCGAGAGCAGCGCCGCCACCTCCTGCTTGCGTCCGACTTGGATCAGGTGCAGACCGAGCTTGGGCACGAGGCCCGCTTGGAGTGATTGGAGAACTGCGTCACGTTCACGGCGCTTAATCGGTTCGCTCATAGTTCAGGTATTTAGCAGGGAACGATGGACGGTAACGGAATCCTCCCCTTCAAGAAGGAAGTCGCCAAGTTGTTGATCGGCCCATTCGTTGACGGCGTCGAAAACGCTCAGGGGCATGAACTGATGCTCGCGCGCCAGCGATTCGAACTCGGTTCGACTCCAGGAGTCTCTTACGGCGAGGCGCTGCACGATCGGATGCCATTTCGCATCCAAGGATTGGAGCTTGCCCTGCAAAATGGTTGTGAAAGCAATGGGGGAATGGGGTCGCGTCTAAAGAGTTGACAAATCAGAATTGATGTCGGAGAGCAGCCAAGTGCAGGTGAGAATGTAAAACATTTAGACGCGACCCCATTGCGTTTTGTTGGTGTTCCTGGCCTCAAACTATTTGAACAACTTTGGCAACTGAGTAAACGGAACCACATCTTGTGCTGCAATTGCTGAACCGCTGAAAAATTGCATGGGCACGAGGTCGTCCGTTACGCAAATGCAATGGGGTCGCGTCTAAAGAGTTGACAAATCAGAATTGATGTCCGAGAGCAGCCAAGTGCAGGTGAGAATGTAAAACATTTAGACGCGACCCCATTGCGTTTTCCGAGAAGAGGCGCCTTCGTATGGACAAGAAAAGCCCGTCGAAAATCGCTCCATAGATTCAAATTCGAGATCCAAAACGTCGTAAGACACGCGTTTGCAACAGCTTGCTTTGGCGAGACCAGGGGACGTAATCGAATAGCGGAAGCCGGGTTAAGGGGGGATAGCCGGGCAGATGAACACGGATTCGGAAACAGCCGCCTCTACCATTTCTCTGCGACCTCTGCGTGCTCCTGTTAAGCGTCTTCACTCCGTCTCCTGCGGCGGAGAGTTGCTGAATTGCAGACATCACAAACCACGCAAGTCCATGACGAAGATGCCGTGGCCAACGCCAGCGGCTTCCGTCGACTTGGCAAGCTGAAATGCCATGAACCGCCCATCATCGCTCACTACAGGATTGGACGCTCGATAGCCCGGATACTTCGTGAAGAACGTGACCTGCTCATAGGTTCCACTGCCATCCAGCGTCAGCTTGAAGATGTCGGCGAAACGGGAGCCGCGCAGGTTGTGTTTGTCGCATTCCACAAGAATCGCCCTGCCGTCGGGAAAAATGCCCTCGGGCTCGTCATATTGATTTGTTGCGTTGGAGTAGTTCACGACTGCCTTGGATTGCAGATCGATTCCGCAAACCTCAGTTCCCTGATATCCGTAAGCGCTGAAGATCAGTTCCTTCTCGTCGGACGGACGAAAGTTCTGCGTTTCCAGCGTGCAACGAAACGGCAGGTCCCCGCTGTTCACAATCAGGCGGTGGTTCGTCAACTTCGGCTTTCCCCCTTCATAAACAAGGTCCGCCTCCTGCATCCTGGAACTGCCATTTAACATATTCCCGGGATACTGCGCGGCGACATGAGTCCACGCAATGTGCATGCGCTGGCGGGAAACTGCCGGCCCTTCGCTGCACTTCGTTTCCAGCCGGACTGCGGGCTTGTCGAAGTTCTTGTCGAGCACGTACAGGAAGCATTGCACCCGCGCTTCATTCGGGCGCGACGGATCAAACGCATCCGGTCCTGAGAGCAGAACATCTCCATTGGCCAGATACAGGGCGCGGGTGTAGCCGTGATGCGGATAATGCGCGGTGAGGTTGCGGATCGATCGTGACTCAATGTCAATTTCCATGGCGTCGCCAAACGTTTTGGAGAGAAAGAGAATGCGCTTCCCGTCATGCGACCAGTCCGCGCGCTCTCCAAATCCCGTAAGCCGGGTAATGTGCGGCGGCAGATTGTCGGCCGGGTGCGTCGAATCGGCCGCGGCAGCGCGTGGAATATGCGCAATCGTTGCAATGAGTAAACAAGTAGCAAGCGCCTGGCGGGTTTTCATTATCTCTCAAGACGCCAATAACTCGCCGGGGTTTCAAGCCTGGCGAGCTCGCAATGTTGTGCAGCTGTTTAGAGCCTGTCTGAAATCCCTCGCCGCAGCACCCCACTTATTTTTCAGCCAGCCTCTTACAATAGAAAAATTTGATGCCGAAGGGCGCGAACAATTCCCGCCCATCGATTCGGACTTGAACATACAGGCGGTGGAATCCGCTCCGATCGGGCTTCAGGTGGAAAGCAATTTCAGGCCCGCCGCGCTCGGCCTTGGATTTAGGCTCGGGTCCATGGGGATGAACGCTCATTGTGCACAATTCACCGGTTGCCGCCGTTGTCGAAAGAGTGTGATGATCTGCGTTCGCATATGCCACGTAGACGCAGCCCTCTCGAAAATCTTACCACCCGGCTTTTGCCGCCACGATGCGACGAGCCCAGCCATGGGAAGCGTTCGAGCCTGAGCGGGTGTCCGCGACGGCGGAAAATCTATATGTAAGATCCGGTGATATGTTCCGTCTACCCGGTATGAAACACGATATTCATGCGAACGACCATTCGCGAGGCAGTGCGCCCGCAAAAACGCACTCCCACCACCAGCACGGTTACAGCGAAACCAGCGAGGAGCAATTTGCGAAGACTTCGTGCTGCAAGAGCAAAGGGACAAACGCGGCATCACCAACGCCCACTGGTAGCCCTGGATCGTGCTGCGACTCGGACGATAAACACAAGCATCCGCATCAACACAGCGTTCAGCCACCAGCCGCAGCTGAATATTTCTGCCCCATGTGCGAAGGCGTCGTAAGCGACTCGCCCGGGGATTGCCCAAAATGCGGCATGGCTCTGGAGCGCAATCCGGCTTTTCGGGAACCCACTCACACAGTCTGGACTTGCCCGATGCATCCTGAGATCGCGCAGGATCACCCCGGCGACTGCCCGAAATGCGGGATGGCGCTGGAACCAAAAACCGTAACGGGGAGTTCGCCGGACGAGAAAAACCACGAACTCCGCGACATGACATGGAGGTTGAGGGTTGGTGCGGTATTAACCGTGCCGGTTTTCATTCTCGGCATGCTGCATCTAATCCCCTCGCTCGCTGATGTCGCGAACGCTCCTTGGAGCCGGTGGGTGCAGTTTGCGCTCTCCACACCCGTCGTTCTCTGGGTCGGATGGCCATTGTTGACGCGCGGCGTTCGCTCTCTCCGCAATCGGCACTGGAACATGTTTACGTTGATTGCGCTCGGGGTCGTTGCCGCCTGGGCCTACAGCGTGGTTGCTCATTTTTTTCCAGCGATCTTTCCTCCTGCGATGCGTCACCACGGGATGATTGACCTGTACTTTGAGGCTGCGGCCGTGATTGTCGTTTTCGTCCTTCTCGGCCAGGTGCTTGAGCTTAGGGCTCGAGCCCGCACGTCCGGTGCAATCAAGGCGCTGTTGAATTTAGCGCCTGCGACAGCCATTCAAATAACCGAGCACGGCGACGAAGAAGTGCCGCTTTCGAAGATTACGGCCGGCGACCGCCTTCGCGTTCGTCCAGGCGCAAAGATTCCAGTTGATGGATTCGTTGAGGAAGGGCGGTCTTCTGTTAACGAGTCAATGCTCACAGGGGAATCGATTCCTGTTGAGAAATCGATCGGTGACCCCGTCAAAGGCGGCACGGTGAATTCAACCGGCAGCTTCATCATGCGCGCCGACAAGGTTGGAGCAGATTCATTGCTCGCGCGTATTGTGCAAATGGTTGCATCGGCTCAACGGAGTCGCGCCCCGGTGCAGGGGCTCGCTGACAAGGTGGCAGCGGTGTTCGTTCCAGCAGTTGTGGCCATTGCGGCTCTTACGTTCGTCTTGTGGTATTTCTTTGGGCCAGAACCGCGTCTTGCATATGCGATCGTCAACGCGGTAGCCGTGCTCATCATCGCATGCCCTTGCGCCCTCGGACTGGCGACGCCGATGTCGATCATGGTCGGGGTTGGCCGGGGCGCGCAGGTGGGTGTTCTGGTTAAGGATGCCGAGGCGCTTGAGTCGCTGGGAAAAGTTGACCACGTTGTCATCGACAAGACAGGCACGCTCACAGAAGGTCAGCCGGAGCTCGTTGAGATTGTTACCTGGAGTGGAACCGACGAAAGGAGACTGGTGCAGTTTGCAGCGTCTGTAGAGATAGGCTCAGAGCATCCGCTCGCTTCGGCAGTAGTCCGCGGCGCGAAAGCGCGAAACATCGAACTGTTGGATGCAGACGAGTTTCACTCAATAACTGGCGGCGGAGTGGTCGCGCGGGTAAATAGTTCGTCCGTGCTGATCGGTAAGGTGGCGTTTCTCCAGTCCGATGGCGTCTCAATTCCTGACGCGGCTCGCGCCCGAGCTCAAGCATTGCAGGAAAATGGAAATACCGTCCTGTTCTGCGCGATCGACGGACGTTTGGCGGGACTTCTGGCGGTTGCCGACCCGATCAAAGCCACAACACGCGAAGCCCTTCAGGAGCTTCGATCTCTTGGGATCAAAGTCATCATGGCAACGGGCGACAACCGGCATACCGCGGAGGCGGTTGGAAAGCAGCTCGGTATTGAACACGTCAGAGCTGAGGTGAGCCCGGCGGATAAGATCCACCTCGTCCAGGAGTTGCAGGCGAATGGCGCTCAGGTTGCAATGGCGGGGGACGGTATAAACGACGCTCCCGCTCTCGCCGCAGCTCGGGTCGGGATTGCGATGGGCGCGGGAACCGACGTCGCGATGGAAAGCGCTGGATTGACCCTTCTCAAAGGTGATCTGCGAGGCCTCGCGAAGGCCGTTCGCCTGTCTCGTGGGACAATGCGGAACATCCGCCAAAATCTGTTCTTTGCGTTCGCTTACAACACGCTGGGAGTGCCAATCGCGGCAGGGGTTCTCTATCCTGTCTTTGGTCTGCTCCTCAGCCCGATCCTTGCCGGTGCGGCCATGAGCTTGAGCTCCGTCAGCGTTATCGCGAATGCTCTCCGCCTTCGGAGAATCGCCTTATGATCTCCGCGCAAGCGATTGCGACGCCCAGATTGCGGGGGTATGTTGGGGCCGTGGAACGGCCTGCAACTACAATCGACCCGATACTCGCGCGCCAAGCGGAGTTTCGGGCCTTTCTTATTTCGCGGCTCGGCAGTGAAGCGGACTCCGGGGATGTATTGCAAAACGCGTTGATGAAAGCTCTGCGAAGCGCCAACGAACTGCGGGACGAAGAAAAGGTCATTGCATGGTTCTATCAGGTCCTTCGGAATGCCATCGTAGATCATGTCCGGAGCCAGCAATCGAGAAAGCTCCGGGATGATTCATGGGCCGCCAATGCGGCAACGCTCCAGGACAATGAGCTGGAGAAGCTCGCCTGCCGGTGTGTTGATACCCTGATCGATGATCTTAACCCTCGCGAGGCAGAATTGGTTCGCCGAATCGAACTGGGTAATGAGCAAGTGGCGGAAGCCGCAAAGTCAGCCGGAATATCGCCGAACAACGCAAGCGTCACACTCCATCGAGCACGAAAGAAATTGCGTGAAGGCCTGGAGCATTTCTGTGGCGAGTGCTCAACAGGAGCGTGTCTGAACTGCGACTGCCCGCCTCACAAAGAATGAGAAACAGGGCAGGCTCGAACTGCGTTCCTTTTGTCGTTCATCACACTGCCGGCGGACGCGACTGCGGCTTTGTTTGCGGGAAACCAATCCACAATTTCGGACACGCCTTGGCCGTTGCCAGTCCAACCCATGGCATTGCCTGATTCGTTAACTCACCGCTGTGTCGCACCGCGACGCCCGCTCGCTTCACTTCTTCGACTGCATTCTTCACCTCAAACGGGCGCAAGTTAATGGGTGTCGCGTTTCGCTGTTCCCAGCGCTGACAAATTTGCGGCAACTGAGAAGACGGGAAACAAGTGATCGTCCGCGTTTCGGCGTTGAGTCAGCCGATTGCCTTTATGGCAATCCCAGCGCTTGTGCGATACTGTTCAGAATAGTTTCGGATTGAGTTTTCATGAGTTCTCTATTGTTTCCTTCAACTCGGAAGTAGACCTCAACTTCGGTGGCCTCCTCTCCGGTTTCATGAAGCCAGATTCCCACGAGTTCGCCTCCCGATTTTCCGGCTGATTCCGCCTCAATGAAGCCGTTTGCTTCGTTGAGGCTTTTGATGACGAGTCCCTTTTGCTTAACCATCCGCAATGCGGAATCCCAGACCACTCCGTAAGGCGCCGCAAATATCCGTTTCGGTCCGATTCCCTCGTTTTCGGCCATCGGGGTGTCATCGCCGATTGTGCTTGCGGCAATGGGAAATTCGGAACTTCTGCAGCCGCAAAGGATAGCGACAGCGATCAGGAATAACTGAATTTTCATTGTCCTTATTTGCGAAAAGTTTGCTTCCGAAAAAAGGCAAAACTGCCGGCGTGAAGTTTTTTAAGTTTTCCCTTGCCTGCGCCTGATGGCTATAGGTATGTTTGATATATCACGAATGAGCGCCTCACTTTTAACATGTGGAACCTCGAAGTGCATTCCGACAAAGTTCTCTCCCGTTTTTCGCATGTGCATCAGTGCGGAAACACACTGCGGCTGACTCTGGACTGAACGCCCGTCACCGAGTGCAACGTCAAGACACTATTCGAATTATGAACCGGAAAATGAGCATCAACTACGTGCGTGACTTTGGACGAGTGTCGCATGAGAGAAAAATGAAGAGAGGGGCGGCATTCACGCTGATTGAACTGCTGGTGGTGATCGCTATTATTGCCATTTTGGCGGCCATGCTTTTGCCGGCTTTGGCGAAGGCGAAACAAAAAGCTCAAAGAACTTCGTGCGCCAATAATCTGAGGCAGTTCACGCTGGCATTCACGATCTTCGCCATGGATGCGAAGGACA
This region includes:
- a CDS encoding helicase-related protein, whose translation is MLAAGESPRTENNTPKPADESDSPDDLDDVADDVVRNFATSTNLVFVNSRRTAEELAVRVHDRVAKQKWPHDPFMIHHGSVAKELREETETALKSGVPTTAICSSTLEMGIDIGSVRAVGQIDPPWSVASFVQRLGRSGRREGESSIMRLYAREESPHAGSRLTDLLFPDLLRSIALTRLMQQKWLEPTETQKMHLSTLVHQVFSHLKQTGGMSASNLHESLAVRGPFRSVSATDFVLLLRTLATKQLIEQIPTSEIILTPAAERITSAHDFYAAFKSTEMFTVRHDKSEIGELPLDALPPAGQLVVLAGKRWLVEEIDTATKTVWVTPAKGGKIPVFLGNGGDLHTRVVQEIKTVLLAGDEPAYLDIAARELLRTARHVAATVGLNASDVLLAPRGVRWFPWVGTRCLRTLAIMAELNGVNCETDRLSLWLPVPGISEFRDFVKKLANSRITAQQLGSRVTPRNFEKFDEFLPDELLTKACAVERLAIEESQLALKSISAAIDA
- a CDS encoding ATP-binding protein: MSEPIKRRERDAVLQSLQAGLVPKLGLHLIQVGRKQEVAALLSDLERVEQGGSAFRIVVGRFGSGKSFFVNLVRTLALQRRLVVAQADFTMERRIQATQGQSRALWSELMRNLATKGKPDGGALRNLIEGWISQVHHAVTQKGGTPEDVKKQILADLRSLQDYVGGFEFAEVLSRYYEGHVDHNDELQAAALRWLRGEFSTKTEARELLDVRRIIDDENFYDSLKLMAAFCRLAGYAGLLVGLDEMVVLSHRLPNSRARQSNYEAILTILNDCLQGSVGGLGFLLAGTDECLEDKRRGLFSYEALRTRLSENRFAGDGVVDFSGPVVRLANLTPEDLFVLLRNIRHVHASGNPQKYLVPDDTLVAVLQKANETMGAEFYKTPRDVVRSFVGLSSVLEQNPDKKWQDFLNSGFMQKPAGPASVEEEVARGVVPEDEPDGDLTSFKL
- a CDS encoding copper-translocating P-type ATPase; the protein is MKHDIHANDHSRGSAPAKTHSHHQHGYSETSEEQFAKTSCCKSKGTNAASPTPTGSPGSCCDSDDKHKHPHQHSVQPPAAAEYFCPMCEGVVSDSPGDCPKCGMALERNPAFREPTHTVWTCPMHPEIAQDHPGDCPKCGMALEPKTVTGSSPDEKNHELRDMTWRLRVGAVLTVPVFILGMLHLIPSLADVANAPWSRWVQFALSTPVVLWVGWPLLTRGVRSLRNRHWNMFTLIALGVVAAWAYSVVAHFFPAIFPPAMRHHGMIDLYFEAAAVIVVFVLLGQVLELRARARTSGAIKALLNLAPATAIQITEHGDEEVPLSKITAGDRLRVRPGAKIPVDGFVEEGRSSVNESMLTGESIPVEKSIGDPVKGGTVNSTGSFIMRADKVGADSLLARIVQMVASAQRSRAPVQGLADKVAAVFVPAVVAIAALTFVLWYFFGPEPRLAYAIVNAVAVLIIACPCALGLATPMSIMVGVGRGAQVGVLVKDAEALESLGKVDHVVIDKTGTLTEGQPELVEIVTWSGTDERRLVQFAASVEIGSEHPLASAVVRGAKARNIELLDADEFHSITGGGVVARVNSSSVLIGKVAFLQSDGVSIPDAARARAQALQENGNTVLFCAIDGRLAGLLAVADPIKATTREALQELRSLGIKVIMATGDNRHTAEAVGKQLGIEHVRAEVSPADKIHLVQELQANGAQVAMAGDGINDAPALAAARVGIAMGAGTDVAMESAGLTLLKGDLRGLAKAVRLSRGTMRNIRQNLFFAFAYNTLGVPIAAGVLYPVFGLLLSPILAGAAMSLSSVSVIANALRLRRIAL
- a CDS encoding sigma-70 family RNA polymerase sigma factor — protein: MISAQAIATPRLRGYVGAVERPATTIDPILARQAEFRAFLISRLGSEADSGDVLQNALMKALRSANELRDEEKVIAWFYQVLRNAIVDHVRSQQSRKLRDDSWAANAATLQDNELEKLACRCVDTLIDDLNPREAELVRRIELGNEQVAEAAKSAGISPNNASVTLHRARKKLREGLEHFCGECSTGACLNCDCPPHKE